A portion of the Paucilactobacillus hokkaidonensis JCM 18461 genome contains these proteins:
- a CDS encoding zinc-ribbon domain-containing protein, giving the protein MTKETKFCPNCGSEIIEGSVFCPECGFALHLTNNSGKKRRIKPSVIAIVSLTAFLFIIGSFLLGYSSSTSNIEQSKSKITAKNTDKTKSTGNSKVTSSSTKKSAVAVSKFTEKQAVVQLKKAGTDPDAQGLKPRHDSDGSWEFLDDNGMSWIAYPDGLNNFPGDPHYY; this is encoded by the coding sequence ATGACAAAGGAAACTAAATTTTGTCCAAATTGTGGTAGTGAAATTATTGAAGGCTCAGTCTTTTGTCCGGAATGCGGATTTGCGTTACATCTAACAAATAATAGTGGCAAGAAAAGAAGAATTAAACCTAGCGTGATTGCAATAGTTTCTTTGACTGCGTTTTTATTTATAATTGGTTCATTTTTATTAGGATACAGCTCTAGTACTAGTAATATTGAACAGTCAAAATCAAAAATAACAGCTAAAAATACTGATAAGACTAAATCAACTGGCAATTCAAAAGTGACAAGTTCTTCAACTAAGAAATCAGCAGTAGCGGTTTCAAAATTCACAGAGAAGCAAGCAGTTGTACAGTTAAAGAAAGCTGGAACGGATCCAGATGCTCAAGGATTGAAACCACGACATGATTCAGATGGGTCTTGGGAGTTCTTGGATGACAACGGGATGTCGTGGATTGCCTATCCTGATGGCTTAAATAATTTTCCCGGGGATCCACATTATTATTAG
- a CDS encoding SEC10/PgrA surface exclusion domain-containing protein: MKTQNALKEHKKLYKSGRSWVIGTVFTSVLGGALFLNTVNVNADSTVQSAAAISTTQPAQTQQTPTFAATATLSKSYAEQMSDWNQSEAAYSAAQTSADAEVASESAANQSAATSYQNQLDSQVDQQKASNSAAYSAAQQNTAASNAALKASQTAAYNAASTAAANSLAAMPQQSASAGEAGNGGTLSYVEQTGDFSNVITHTDANTVTWNGNYLIPSLPVANDNQLYDQSNDTSMRLIKDDGSVKNSVIPTYAASDIIVGNKLTTAQQTEMNTYLLKLLNQYREKLGITDLNSTAAMLAAAIERGTTLTTGQMEHNLIYINQAATDNNVGSLAECLGGLNTAMQGNNKTLSMLELMNSAASSLNDMLNSDGGSDWGHRNIFLSDGSTSGFVSGNGAFSLEYNTTLGSWIMNFNADTGSTGTSVVNDTPAATSLPSAGNNSAYEAAKAQSDKTLSNLAATQTTAYNKAVSDSQTALASLKSSQDDVVTNLVFSNSSKLMSYVNGLTSKLNTLKTTLQAQVDALNPGAKPVDTGNDNSSASSSAGSSAGSDGSSAASSAGSSASNAGSDNSSAASSAGSSASSAGSDNSSAASSAGSSSSSTGSDNSSAASSAGSDNSNAASSAGNDSSASSSAASSANSAGSTATQTSSTASSATSTSNSAQNSSTNNAVAAVVNSNDNKGTLVPTNTADNDNVGNVNGKQLTREEYKSNKNNAKLPQTNETANNEMALGLLGAFASMFGIGFIGVRRQH; this comes from the coding sequence ATGAAAACACAAAATGCATTGAAAGAACATAAAAAATTATATAAGTCAGGTCGTTCTTGGGTAATTGGAACAGTCTTTACATCAGTGTTGGGTGGAGCATTATTTTTAAACACGGTAAATGTAAATGCTGATTCTACAGTTCAGTCTGCAGCAGCAATTTCAACAACTCAGCCAGCGCAAACGCAGCAGACGCCGACATTTGCAGCAACTGCAACGTTAAGTAAGAGTTATGCTGAGCAGATGTCTGATTGGAATCAGTCAGAAGCAGCGTATAGTGCAGCACAAACGTCAGCAGATGCAGAAGTTGCAAGTGAAAGTGCGGCTAATCAAAGTGCTGCTACAAGTTATCAAAATCAGTTAGATAGTCAAGTTGATCAGCAGAAAGCTTCGAACAGTGCAGCATATTCAGCAGCACAACAAAACACAGCAGCTTCAAACGCTGCATTAAAAGCTAGTCAGACAGCAGCATACAATGCAGCAAGCACGGCAGCTGCAAATTCATTAGCAGCAATGCCTCAACAAAGCGCTAGTGCTGGTGAAGCTGGTAACGGCGGCACATTAAGCTATGTTGAACAAACTGGAGACTTTTCAAACGTAATCACACATACGGACGCTAATACAGTAACTTGGAACGGCAACTATCTCATTCCTAGTCTACCAGTAGCCAATGATAATCAATTGTATGATCAAAGTAACGATACATCGATGCGATTAATCAAAGATGATGGATCAGTAAAAAATAGTGTCATTCCAACATATGCAGCTAGTGACATTATTGTTGGCAATAAATTAACTACAGCTCAGCAAACTGAAATGAATACTTATTTGTTAAAATTATTAAATCAATATCGTGAAAAGTTAGGAATTACTGATTTAAATTCAACAGCTGCAATGTTAGCAGCAGCAATCGAACGTGGAACAACATTAACAACTGGTCAAATGGAACATAATTTAATATATATTAATCAAGCAGCAACTGATAATAATGTTGGATCATTAGCCGAATGTCTTGGCGGTCTAAACACTGCGATGCAAGGTAATAATAAAACATTGTCAATGTTGGAGTTGATGAACTCAGCAGCATCTTCATTAAATGACATGTTAAATAGTGATGGTGGTTCAGATTGGGGTCATCGAAACATTTTCTTAAGTGATGGAAGTACATCAGGTTTTGTAAGTGGAAATGGTGCTTTCTCGCTTGAGTACAACACGACTCTTGGATCATGGATTATGAACTTTAATGCTGATACTGGATCGACTGGTACGAGTGTAGTGAATGATACACCAGCAGCAACGTCATTACCTTCAGCTGGTAATAACAGTGCATATGAAGCGGCTAAAGCACAATCAGATAAGACATTGTCTAATTTAGCAGCAACTCAGACAACAGCATATAACAAAGCAGTTAGTGATTCGCAAACAGCATTAGCGAGTTTGAAGAGTAGTCAAGATGATGTAGTTACAAATTTGGTATTCTCAAATAGTAGTAAGTTAATGAGTTATGTGAATGGATTAACTAGCAAGTTGAACACGTTGAAGACTACATTACAAGCACAAGTAGATGCATTGAACCCTGGTGCAAAGCCAGTTGATACTGGCAATGATAACAGTTCAGCATCATCAAGTGCTGGTAGTTCAGCAGGTAGTGATGGATCGTCTGCAGCAAGTTCAGCTGGATCAAGTGCATCTAATGCAGGTAGTGATAATTCTTCTGCAGCAAGTAGTGCAGGATCATCTGCTTCATCAGCTGGAAGTGATAATAGTTCAGCTGCTTCATCAGCTGGTAGTTCATCTTCAAGTACTGGTAGCGATAATAGCAGTGCAGCAAGTTCTGCTGGAAGTGACAATTCTAATGCAGCAAGTTCAGCAGGCAATGATAGCTCTGCATCTTCATCAGCAGCAAGTTCTGCAAATAGTGCTGGATCAACTGCTACACAAACGAGTTCTACTGCAAGTTCAGCTACTTCAACAAGTAACTCTGCACAAAACAGCTCGACAAACAACGCTGTCGCAGCAGTAGTTAACTCAAACGACAACAAAGGCACTCTTGTTCCAACAAACACTGCTGATAACGATAATGTTGGTAACGTAAATGGTAAACAGCTCACTCGTGAAGAATACAAATCAAACAAAAATAATGCTAAGCTTCCACAAACAAATGAAACTGCTAATAATGAAATGGCATTAGGATTATTAGGAGCATTTGCTTCAATGTTTGGTATTGGATTCATAGGTGTCAGACGACAACATTAA